In the Oncorhynchus keta strain PuntledgeMale-10-30-2019 chromosome 32, Oket_V2, whole genome shotgun sequence genome, GGGCAAGGTCTTTCACACTGTATTCAGATCTTTCTTATTTATGTCTCACCAATGTGGGAATTAATGATGATAGGTATTTTATCATGCTCAAAACTACATTATACGATCTAAAAATACATTTAGTTTAGTTAGTATAATACATTTGGAAAAATAAACCGAACTATATTttttaatctatatatatatatctatatattttttttaagcatCTCGTTCATGTGTTGAGTCGCTTTGCGGAACCATATATTATGGTGCAGTTGTTAGTCTATCAATCAAATCGACGCACCACGCAACCGGAAGTCGGTTAAACGGATTATATCTAGCTGTTAACAACAGCGTTTTGAAGTTCGCTATCTTTGTTTTTGAAAACACTCGTTTTTTTTTACCAAACTAAAGTAAGGGAACATGTCTGACAACGAAGGAGAGTAAGTATATAGGATATTGTTACCTAAAAAAAAATGAAGTACAACAATGTGTGTCGCATGTCTTTTTAGACTCGAGGTAAGGACCTTCCATGTTCCCCCTGTGATTTTTAGCTCAACGTTGTGACCTTTCATGTTCTTACTGGGAGAAATTGAAATTCCTGTGTGAACATGAAATCACTTGGAGAACATGAAAGGTTCCCACGTTGAGAGACTATAAAGACATACGACACACAGATTGTTTAAGAACAACAAAACTGGCTAAGTTAGCTCACGTTGCCTCCACACTCCACTGTTCACCTTTTAGTGTATTATTCTTTACACTATACTCCTCTTGTTACCTCTGCAGTTTTGATGATGGAGACTTTGATGACGCTGAAGAGGATGAGGGATTGGATGACCTGGAAAACGTTGAAGATGTGAGTTTTCCACCTATTTGTTCTTGTTAGCAAGGTATTAACTCTTAACGTTATCTATAGTAAGCCTCATTGTATCTGGACAGATTTATAGTGTTTTAGTAATCTCTTGTGATCTGTCATATTTGTCTGATGCTTTTTATTTCACTACAATCAAtccattactgtctgttacctaTTCAATGTTCAACAATTTCATCACCAATTAAAACTCAATTTATAGAAATTCTCCCACCtgcttcctctgctctctctgtctatttcttgtTGTCCTGACCTGTTACTAGGAGGACCAAGAGAATGTGAAGATCCTGCCTGCAGGGGAGGGGTCACAGGCCAACCAGAAGAGGATCACAACCCAATACATGACCAAATATGAAAGGGCCAGGGTGCTGGGGACACGCGCCCTCCAGATAGCGTGAGTACACTTCAGCAGTGTTGCAATACGCTAGGGAAGTGATACTCCCGCATCTTTTCAGAAATGTCTTTCTGCCCTTGAAATGTCTTTCTGCCCTTGAGTCCCTGTGAATATGGTCTATTAAAAAGAGCCCATGTCAAGCCTCTTAGCTGAGAGCTAGTAACCATCTATGGGTTTCTCAAATGAGATTTTCGGAAGTTAATTATAAAACGATACAGAGATACGCTTTATCGCCTACATGGCTGTAATGCATGTGTATGAGTCCACCCATGTCTTGCCTTTACTCAAGACAATAATTTGTCTAAATGTGAATATCAACATAGAAAAAGAAACTATGACTCAACTAGCTAAAAAGACAACCATAATACACATGACAACTGACTGCATTCTAAACGATCAAATATGAAGATAAAGCTAGCTGTTTTGGTAAAAAATTACAACAAAACATTCCAAAGCCAACGTGAATCACATTACACCGTAATGTTTGAAGGAGCTTGGTGCCTACAGCATGTCTGACAAGATGTACAACAAAGGGAAGAAATGACAGCAGTGGACACAGAACATACATTTCCTCCCAGGGGAATGCTGCGTTCCCAGCATATTACAACAGATGTTTATTTTTGCCACTACTACAGGTACCACTCACCTTGTGCTCTTGCCAAATTCTCTACCTCAAGTGTCAACTGTTGGTTTAGTTGGTGACAGGTAATCTGCTGAGTATGTGGAGGAATGTATAGTCTGATAACTGTCAAGTTGTCTCTGTCACTATTCATAACTTTCTCTGTGATATAGCATGTGTGCCCCAGTCATGGTGgagctggagggagagacagaccctCTGCAAATTGCCATGAAAGAGCTAAAGTAAGCTATGCTTAATGTTTTTTTTCTAGTTTATGGTAGAAGTGTGATACTTGGAGAGTGCATGCTACTCTTCAGTATATGATTGAGTGTTTTTTTCTGTGACTGTTACAGGTGCAGGAAGATCCCCATCATCATCCGGCGGTACCTTCCTGATGGCAGTTATGAGGATTGGGGCTGTGACGAGCTCATCATCACAGACTGAGCCAGACCAAACCGGACTGGCAGAGGCAGGGCCAGACCACCTCGCAACCCACTAGGCTGGTGTGAGTGCAAACTTTTGTTCCAGTAAAGCATTAAAACACCTTATTCAACTAATCAGGGTCTATTTAAGACTATGAATAATTGATTAGTCAAATCTTGTGTGGTACTGCGTGGCTGGAACAAAAGCATGCATACATACTGGTCCTTTGCTATAACATTACCTACCCCTGCACTGGGCCAACCAGCTCTATGGGCAACCTGCAGAGTGAAGTCCTCAATTAATAAGACTTTTTACATTTTAGGCCTGTGACCCCTCCCACTGTATTGCCATTTATTTTGAAAGCATTGAAGCATATACAATCTATGAAGTGAAAGTAGTACTTTTATTACAGCGGTCATTCACAAGGGAGAACTGTAACTCATATGTCTACATTTACATTGTGTTAGgtaaaaatgtaattgtgtttatGAATAGTTTTATGACGGGGAAGAGCAGTTGCTGTGGAAGAGCTCTTTTGTTTTTATTGTTGTGATTAAATTGTTTTGTAAGAAAGTACTTTTGTATAATTTTTCTTACCAACACAATTGGCTTTTTGCATGCATGTGACTTTTTTATAAGGTTTAAGAGCCAAAAAATATTAGTTTTTTTTTCATGCCGAGTTAATTGCAAAACATCTGTAATTAAATATCTGTTACAAATGGTGCAACTCATAAATTCATTTGAGTGAATAACTTGCTGAAACAGTTTCACCTATGCTCTGAGCAAAATGTCTTTAAATAATCCTCCCAAGAACTCTAAGAACTTCTAAGAGCTCTGTGTCATATTTCTTAGATTTCAACATTTGTTTTTCTTGGAGGCTGCCTGAAGTACTGAGTCACACTGACATGACCAATGCATAATTATAGACTGAAGGAATGTGTGTTGCGCTGGATTTTACTGTATCAGTTGTGTGTCAGTTACTCTACCGTACAAAGCTCTTGCACCTAGTTCCTCTGAATTGTACACTTAGTACAGATAAAACACCTATCCAACCCAACACCCCAAATCACATGGATA is a window encoding:
- the LOC118365474 gene encoding DNA-directed RNA polymerases I, II, and III subunit RPABC2, which codes for MSDNEGDFDDGDFDDAEEDEGLDDLENVEDEDQENVKILPAGEGSQANQKRITTQYMTKYERARVLGTRALQIAMCAPVMVELEGETDPLQIAMKELKCRKIPIIIRRYLPDGSYEDWGCDELIITD